The Streptomyces sp. NBC_01351 sequence TCCCCATGACCGCCGAGACCATCGCCCGAAAGCTGGGCACGTCAGCGAAGAACATCAAGCCGCGCCTGTCCGAGCTGAAGAAGCGGGACGAGGTCATCAACGAGAACGGACTCTGGAGGGCAGCAGCATGAACACCCGCACCGAAAGCCACTTCACCCACATTGACCCGGACCTGTACGCGAAGGCGTTCGAACTCCTCGACCCCACCCCGGAACCCAACGCCCCCGCAGCTTCCGCCGCTCCCGCACCGGCATCCTTCATCCTCGCCGCGCCGCCGGTACGCCTGACTGGCGCCGTCGAGAAGACCCTCACCGACGCCCTCAACTTCCTCGACACCCACGGCTGGGCCAAGCACCGGCTCATCCACCCCGAAGGTGCCCGCTGCTCCATCGGCGCGCTGCGCGCGGCGGCCGGCGCCCGCAACGCCGCCTACGAGGGCGCGGGGAACCTGCTCCTGGACGAGGCCCGCCGGCAGCACGGCAACCAGTGGGAGTCGATCCCCTCCTGGAACGACTCCCACAGCGGTGCCCAGGTGCGTAGCGTGTGGGAGGCCGCCATCCGGTGCGCCCACCACATGAACATCTGAACCGGCTGGAGCTGCCCGTGTCGTTCTCGTTCACCGACCCCAAGCCGAGCAACGACGACCGTTCGTTCTCCTTCACCGGGCAGAACCCGGAGGACGTGGACCGGCAGCTCCAGGCGATCGCCGACATGGCACACCAAATCCTCCGCATGGTCGCCGACGTGCGCAGGCAGATCAACAACTGAGCCACACGCACCAGATGGCCAGCCGCGAGAACGCGTAGAAGGCAGCAGCCACACCAAACCCAAGCTCAACCCCGCGCCCCGCCTGGAGACCCTTCCCGGCGGGGCGTCGCACTGTCCTGCCCAAACCCCAGCCTCCAGGAGACACAGCCCGTGCGCCGCTACGTCTACCGCTGTACCGTCTGCCGCACCACCAGCCCCGTCGTCCATCAGCTCGACGACCTGGCCGCCGTGGGCGACGCCCACCGCCTCGCCCTTCACGGCGGGCACATACCCGACGACGAAGCCGCCGGCCAGGTCGACCGCCTCGGCCGCTGGTACGCCGCCCTGGGCCCGCTGATCGCGATGCACGCGCGCATCGCGGACGGGCTCAGCGACCTTCGCGACCCCAAGGGCACGGGGCACCCCTTCTGGGCCTCCGCCGGCGCCGCCCTCGTCCTCGGCAGCGCGGCCGCCCTCATCCTCGGCGTCCTCTCCGCCGCCCTGTGACCCCAGCTGGCCACCGGCCCGGCCGCCCCGCACACGGGCGGCCGGGCCGGTGCCCGGACAGGCCGACAGGCCTACACGCTCAACCCGCGCCCGCAGCCCCGTACCTGAGGGGCGGCGGGCGCAACCACGTGCACTCCACCGAGACGGAAGGGTTCATCGTGCTCGTTCCCCGCCCCGCCGCAGGATCGGCCGCCCGCGCCCTACCATCCCCGGTCCCCGCTGCCCCAGCGCCGGCTTCCCGGTACCTGGAGCAGGTGATGGCGCGGGTGCGGCGGAAGCGCTCCAACTTCTGTCCGGGCTCGCCGTCCTCGCCTGGAGCGCCGCCTCCGCCTTCGCGCCGCGCGTCCTGAGTCTGTGCCCGGAGATCTTCACGCACATCCACAACGCCGGTCACCAGATCGAGCCGCACATCCAGCTCCCGGCCGCCCTGCCGGCCGACGACACCCCCGACGACGTGCACCCGCTCCAGCGCTGACCCGACAGCCCACACCCGCCCGCTTCTCCTGTCTGGCGCGCCGCCCAGGGCGTGTCCCGATGTGAACGGACTCCCATGAACCAGCTCTGGATCGGCACCTACCACGGACGCCACGACGGCACCCAGGTCACGGTCACCGCCACCCGCGACGACACCCTCCTCGAGCCGTACGCCTGGACGTGCACCTGCGGAGCCACTCGGAGCTTCGCCGTCGACCACGGCCTGGCCCGCAGCGCCTGGCGGCACACCCACCCCACGCTCGTGGACCGGCTGCGGCCGTGGGTCGCCCGGCTCCGCCGGACCCGCCGAACGCGCTGACTCCCGACCCGACGACCCGCCCGGTCCTTGGCCGATACGAGGTCCCGATCGAGGCGCTGACCGAGCTCTAGTCCGTGACGGATCTCCGTGCTGCCTCGGCCCATCCCTGCGGGCCGAGGCAGGAGCGGTGCCCCCTCACACCCGTGAGCCCAGCCGAACCGGAGGTTCCACATGCACGCCGCCCTGCCCATCGACCAGCTCATCGGCCCCTACAAGGCAGCGGAGTTCATTGCCGCCTGCGTCACCGAACTCGTCACCGAGGACCACATCCCCGAGTCGGCCGCGTACGACGCGGTGTGCCGCGCAGTCCTGAACAGCGATCCCTTCGTCCTGGCGGAGGCCGGCCAGGTCTGGGCCCTGAGGCCCAACGACCACGACGACCTAAGCCGTCAGGAAGACCCCGGAGGTCACGACGACCGGCCCGGCATGCTCTACGTCGTCCGCCGCCTGCGAAGCGACCACGGCCGCGTCACCGTCGAGGACGAGTGGGGCGAGCGAGCCATCATCGGCGTCACCCAGCTCGCCGCCTACGAACTCGACCAGTGGATGTGGGCCCGGCCCTGACCGGAGGCACCCGCCCCCAGGGCCGGTTACGCCAGAGACAGCCTGCATTCCGCGACGCCAACCACCCCTGACCCGCGTGTCGAACGGAGTCACATTCATGACCACGCTCACCAACACCGAGGCCTTCCCGCTGAGCACGGCGAAGGGCTTCACCCGCCTCTACGGCATTCCTGTCGTCGCCATCGAGGAGGACTGCGGCACACTCCTCATGCTCGGACACCCGGACGAGCGCAGCATCCTCGCCGTCACTGCCGCGCAGTACCGACTCGTCTACGGCCAGCGAATCCTCCCCGGCCGTGAACTCGACGAGTTGATCCCGTTCGGCGTGAAGAAGACGTGGGCCCGAGCGGTCCCCCGCGACGGCTACTGCCCGTGGCACACCGAACTGACCGGTACTGACGCCGAGCACGCCCTGCCCATCACCCTGGTCTCGGTCGACTGGCTGGAGGCCGAGGACGTCGCGGTCCAGGAGCAGTGCCCGGTCTGCGGACGGGCAAGCCGGACCAGCGACATCGCCAGCACCCCAGGCCGCTCCGGCTACTCCCGCGTCCGCACCTGCCGCCACTGCCACACCCGCTGGCCCTCCGTCGACGCCTACCGCGTCAGCCTCTACAAGCTCCGCAAGCCCGGCGGCATCGACCCCGCCGCGTGCTTCGGCTGCGGCTGCACCCCTGCCTGGACGTGCAGCCCCGGCTGCCAGATGTCCGACAACCCGCCCATCACCCAGCCGCTGTGCACGACCTGCCAGGCCCCGCACAACGCCACCACGTGGCAGGCCCTTACCGACGCCGGATACGCCTCCCCCGCCTCCGACGAACAGCGCGACCGCTGGCTCTACACCCAAGCCCTGCGCGGCACCCACCCCACCACCGCGGCCACCGCCTGGACCGAGCGCCGCGCCCTGGTCCGTTGCCGTGCCCTCGCCGCCACCGCCCGAGACAGGGGCAATGCGTGAGCCAGACCAACCTGCCCGTAAGCCGCCAGGTCCACCTCCTGACCGCAGCCCGAACCGTCCTCGAAACCCTGAATCTCCCCCACAGCGCCCCCGGGCGCGCCGCCCGAACCGACCCGACCGACATCTGGGCCAGCGGACTACCCGGCCCCGAAATCGACCGCACCACGCTGGCGTGGGCCACCGCCTACCGCATGCTCGCCGACCACCAACCCGACACCACGCCCCTCACCCACGTCGCCGGCGCTGACGCCGTGCTGCGTGAGCTTGGTGTCCGGGGTCTGGCCATCCTCCAAAGCGGGCTTCCCATCCGGCCCCGGTTGACCATCGGTACACGCTGTGTCCGTACTGCGGCGGTTCTGGAGAGGACCCTGGCGAGGTCGCCGACGAGGTGCTCGGCTGCCCTGTCTGTGACGCCGAGTTGTGTGATCCCGAATGGCACGGACAGGAGTAGATCCGAGAGCTCGACGACCTACTCCCGGCACTCCCTGCAGCCCGCTCGCCTGTCCGTGCATGGCTGCGCTGCCGGGCGACCGAGACCCGTTGACCGGACCAAGAACCTTGGGTAGCAGGCCCGTCCGTCTGCCACTTTTCGCCAGCTGAACCACCCGTGCACATACGAAGGCCCGGATTCCTGCGGTGACACCGCAGGAATCCGGGCCCTTTTGCGTTTCAGGGGGTGCTTACGCCGTAAGCACCCCCTGACCAGCCCGCTGGCGCCTCGACGCGGTTAAGGCGGAGCGGCTAAGAGCTTGGAAGCTCGACCTCTATCTCCTTGATCTTCCCGGTCGTGCTCAGGGTGGCGCTGACGTTGCTGTCGCCAGGCGCGTCGGCTGCTCGTGCTGCTTTCACGAACGCTTCGAGTTCTTCCAGGGTCATGTTCTTGTCTTCACCGGTGAACTTCAGTGTCTTCGGCATGGGTCAATGCTCGCCATCGAGGTGTGGTTCTGCAGGTGTTCGCTGGAGGTGGACCGTGCACCGGACCGACGTTCACTCGTGGTGCTAACGCCGTTAGCACCACACCTGTGGTGCTAACGGCGTTAGCGCAAGATCAGCAACTAACGCTGGAAATCGGCAAAACGCACCTAACGGATCGTCTAAACCACGGGTGGCGGCAGTATGCTGCCGTGCATGTCATCTCCGAACTCGGGAGCTGAGCGGGAGAAGCTCGTCTCCAAGCTGCCCGCTCACCTTCAGCAAGCCCTCAAGGTCCGTGCAGCGCAGCTCCAGACCGATATGCAGGACGCGGTCGCCTCCGGCATCCAGGCCTGGCGTGACTGCCCGGACGAGCTTCCCGCCGTCAACACAGCAGGAGCCGACTCGTTCGGCACCTACCTCCCCGAGGGCCTCTACGAGGACTTCAAGGCAGACTGCCGCCACCGCGGCGTCTCCTACATCCAAGGGCTGGCGCAGTCCGTCGTTCTCTGGCTTGCCGACAACCCTGCCGGATCCCAGGGCATCACGCGGCGAATCGTCGTCTGTAACCAGAAGGGCGGCGTCGGCAAGACCGCCGTCTCCGCCGGCCTCGCCGAGGCCCTGGCCGAGGACGGCCTGCGCGTCCTACTTGTGGACTATGACCCGCAAGGCCACCTCACCCACCAGCTCGGCCTGACCGCCATCCCTGCCGGTGAGGAGAGCCTCATCACGCACATGCTGCACCGCGAGCTGGTCAAGCAACCGCTCCTCGACCTCACCGTTGCCATAGAGGGCAACCGGTTTGGCGGACGACTGCGGATCCTTCCCGCAGCCTTCGACGCGTTCCTCCTCGACTCGGGTCTCACGATGTTCAGGGGTCCGCGCCACGCTGCACTCGAGCGCGCCATCGCCCCGCTGGAGGAACACTTCGACGTCATCGTCGTGGACTCCCCGCCCAGCCTCGGCCTTGCCATGGACGCGGCCCTCACCTTCGGCCGCCAGCGCGACGAGGAAAAGCCCGGAGCCTCAGGCCTCATCATCCCCGTGGAAGCCGAAGACACCTCAGCGCAGGCGTACGGGATGCTCATCCAGCAGATCGACTCCCTCTCCCGAGACTTCGACATCTCCATCGAGCAGCTCGGTCTCGTGGTCAACAAGTTCGACAGCCGCCGCGGCTACATCGCGACATCGTCACTCGACAAGTGGAAGTCGCTGGGTACTCCCCCGGTCCTCGCCGTCGTTCCAGACGTGAAGGAACAGCGCGAGGCCGTCCGCAAGCAGCGCCCGCTGTTGGACTACGCGCCCGACTGCGAGCAGTCCCACCAGATGCGGCAGATCGCACGAGGGGTGAAGATCGCATGAGCAAGGCGGACATGCTGGGGGACTCCCCCACGTTCGACGCGGTCGCTCAGCCAATGAGCAGCCGGGCTGCCAGCTTCGCCCGGTTCTCGGGGCAGGACGCTGAGCCGGCCATCAGCCAGCAAGAGACCCGCCGTGTGCCTTTGGAGGCTCTGGCACACAACCCGTATAACCCTCGTGTGGAGCTCCGGTCCGTCGAGGACCTCGCGGACAGCCTGGCCTCGCGTGGAATCATCCAGCCCCTCACCATCGTCACCAAGATGGCGTTCCTCGAAGCACACCCGGGTCAGTCGAATCTCGGCCGTGCCGCGTTCGTCGTCGTGGACGGCAACAGACGCCTTGCCGCCGCGCGGCTCGCAGGCCTGGACGACGTGCCGGTGCACGTCGACAACTCCCTTGCCGAGAGCGCCGACACCCTCCTGGAGACCGCCCTCACCGCAGCCGTTCAGCACGAGAGCCTGGATCCGCTAGACGAGGCGAAAGCCCTTGAGCGCCTCGTTGCCGTACACGGATCCCAGCGTGCCGTCGCGCGCGCCCTGGGTAAGTCCAGCCCGTGGGTGACCCAGCGCATTGCCCTGTTGAAGCTGACCCCGGAACTCCAGACCGCTGTTGAGAACCGCAGCCTTCCGGTAGAGATCGCGCGGAACGTCGGGCAGCTGCCTGCGCAGCAGCAGCAGGAGGCGGTCGAGGAAGCCCTCGAGAAGCGGGCTCGGACCAAGCAGCGTAAGCAGACCCAGACCGCCAAGGGTGCTAACGCCGTTAGCACCCCGGCTGCGGCCACCGCAGCCGACCCAGTGCAAGTGTCCCCGCCTTCAGGGGGCCTGCCCTCGTCCGTGGACGTCGAGAGTGCCGCCACCGAGACAACACACATCCCTCAGCCGACCAGTCCTAGGGTCCGGGAACCTTGGGACGACGGTCACAAGGTCGCCGACCTCGTCTTCGAGAAGATGGACCTCGCGCAGCGTGAGGTGCTCCTGGAGCGCCTTCTTGCCGCCCATGGCAACGACTAGCCTGGTACGGAACCGGCATGAGCCCGTGCAGGTTTCACTGCGCGGGCTCTCGCATGGCTTGGGTGCTAACGCCGTTAGCACCCAAGCCATGCGAGCGGGGGCGCCGCCGGCTGCGCCGCTGCTGGTGGGCGCCCGGGTGCTGGCCCGCCGCAAGCCGTCGGCCTAGCCCGCCGATTGCGTCTGCGGCGCCACCGCGTATGCGCGCGTACCCGGTCCTCCAACACGCACCGATCATCAGGATCAAGCACCATGCACGGCGAGCCGATGGCCATCGGCGGAACTTCCGCGGCGCAGCGCTAGAAACGGCGGGCGCTACTGCTGGTCAGCTCATCCGCTCCACAGCGTCCTTGGCCTCCTTGAGCCCTTCGCCGGTGAGCTGTCGATACACCTTGATGGCCTCGATCTTCTTACCCTGCCGGATCAGTTCATGCACCCGCTCCATGCCGGGTATCTGCGGCTCCTCCACACCGAGGTGGCCGAGCAGCAGATCCATCTTCCGCTCCAGACGGGCAAGCCGCCGCTCGACACTCACGATCTTCCCCGCCGGGGACGACAGAAAGAGCAGGACAACGAGCACAAGGGCGGCGGACAGCAGTACGGATTCCATGCTCGAACCCTATGGCTTTGCGACGGACGCCCTGTCGGTGGTTTGCACAGCGTTCCTCACGCCATCATCGCTGGTCGGCGGCGGCAGCCTCGTCTTCAACAGTGCGGCGGAACTTCCGCTTCGCAGCACTAGCACCAAGGCACCACACAACCGAGCCCGCCCGGCCATCCGGGCGGGTTCGACGCCTTTTGACGCGCTGGGGTGCTAACGCCGTTAGCACCCCAGCCGCCCAAGCAGCCAGCCTGACCGATCAGGCGGCGAAGCCGACCGTCGAATCCCTGGATCCCCCACCCCTCAGCGTTGGCTGACGATCAGCAGGCCGCTGGTCGTGGTATGGCGGCCAGTCAGGGACGGGGGCAGCAGCAGACCGCTGGGCGGTACGAACAGGCTGCTCTCCAGGGGTGCAGTGTTTTGGACAGGCTTAGTCAGGTGGTCGTCGGTGGACGGCTGGTCTTCCTTCCGAGGTTTGTCGGTCTGGGGTGCGCTGTACGTGGCGAGGACGAGCGCGAGGAGCAGGCCGGTGGAGCGGTTGCTGAGGATGTCGGCGGCCTTGAGGAGACGGCGGGAGCGGGCGACGGGTAGGGCGACGGCGACGCAGCAGGCCCTGTCAGGCAGCGGTAGGGAGACGGCGACGCAGTACCAGTCGTCGGAGTACTCCCGCTTGTCGAAGTGAGTGCCTTCCGGTCCGTAGCGGTCCAGGTCGTCGAAGAGCTGCAGGTGGTCGGTGATGGTTCGGCTGGTGAGCGGGATGGTGGGACGCCTGGACAGGTGCTCCTTGCGCGCGTCCTCGTCGAGCTGGGAGAGCAGGGCTTTGCCGACCGCACTCGCGTGCGCGGTATCGCAGAACTCTGCGGTGACGGTGACCTCGGGGGCTGTGGGGCCGAAGGCGGAATGGGGGACGACGATCTCGCCGTCGTCGTACGTGCTGACATAGACGGCGGCGCCGGTGTCCTCCATGAGCTGGTCGAGTACCGGTTTCAGGACGTCCTCGCCGCGGTCAATCCGCTCCAGCAGCGGACCGGGCTCCCATGTCCCGTCGGACAAACGCCGGGTGAGGCTGGTCTCGCTGAGCCAGACCAGCAGTTCCGCCGCAGCGGCCGTGGTGATGCCCGCGGTCGTCGCCACCACCTCGGTGGGGACGCCAGGGCCGGTTTCCCTGATCAGCTGGAGCACGTCCAGGATCCGCAGCGAGTCTTCCCACTGCCGCGGCGTGTGTCCGGGGTCAGTCGCCGCCGAGGGCGGGGCCCAGAGCGTGCCGAGCTGGAACCCGATCGCCGATTCGCCATATTGCTCGCCGCCTTCCCAGCGAGCACCGCCGCTGTTCACGGAACCCAGGGCCACCGAAGGGTTCTCGATGGAGGACGGTTCCTCGTCTGTCAGGACCTCCTGCGGGGCCAGGGGCCGCCGGCGCGCGCGCGGAACACCGGGCCGCAGTACAGCCAGTGCCTCGGCAACGGCGTCGGCGAACGCCGGGTCCTGCCACCTGGCCGCCCCCGTTGACCCAGACACCGCCGTGGCGGACTGCTCCGTGGCGCTGGGGACGGACCAGCCGTTCTCCTCCAGCAGACGCTGCGCATCACCGTGACCAAAGCGGGCCGCGTCCATCACCGCCGCGACGATGTCCTGCCCCCGGCCCGCCTGATCGTTGGCGACTGCCGCAGTTCGCCACAGCACGACGGCCATCCGGAACGCTGCCCCCGGATGCCGCTCAGCTCGGGCGCGCGTGAGCCAGGCTGCCGCGCGCTGCCAGTCCCCGGCGCGCAACGCCTTGCTCCCTAGGCGATAGCACGAGTTCGCGTGCCGACGCCGTGCGACCGCGCGCGGGCCGATCAGCAGTCCCCAGTTTCCGTCTGGGCGGTCCCAGTAGTCCTTCGGTCCCTTCAGTCCGGACAGTACGGCGGCGAACCCGTCCAGGGCGTACCCCGGACGAGGGCCTCGGCCGCTGTCATTCCTGCTCACGTCAGTCACCTGCGTCCTCTTCCCCGCGCCGGCTCTTCCTCTGG is a genomic window containing:
- a CDS encoding DUF6197 family protein is translated as MNTRTESHFTHIDPDLYAKAFELLDPTPEPNAPAASAAPAPASFILAAPPVRLTGAVEKTLTDALNFLDTHGWAKHRLIHPEGARCSIGALRAAAGARNAAYEGAGNLLLDEARRQHGNQWESIPSWNDSHSGAQVRSVWEAAIRCAHHMNI
- a CDS encoding ParA family protein, whose protein sequence is MSSPNSGAEREKLVSKLPAHLQQALKVRAAQLQTDMQDAVASGIQAWRDCPDELPAVNTAGADSFGTYLPEGLYEDFKADCRHRGVSYIQGLAQSVVLWLADNPAGSQGITRRIVVCNQKGGVGKTAVSAGLAEALAEDGLRVLLVDYDPQGHLTHQLGLTAIPAGEESLITHMLHRELVKQPLLDLTVAIEGNRFGGRLRILPAAFDAFLLDSGLTMFRGPRHAALERAIAPLEEHFDVIVVDSPPSLGLAMDAALTFGRQRDEEKPGASGLIIPVEAEDTSAQAYGMLIQQIDSLSRDFDISIEQLGLVVNKFDSRRGYIATSSLDKWKSLGTPPVLAVVPDVKEQREAVRKQRPLLDYAPDCEQSHQMRQIARGVKIA
- a CDS encoding ParB/RepB/Spo0J family partition protein → MSKADMLGDSPTFDAVAQPMSSRAASFARFSGQDAEPAISQQETRRVPLEALAHNPYNPRVELRSVEDLADSLASRGIIQPLTIVTKMAFLEAHPGQSNLGRAAFVVVDGNRRLAAARLAGLDDVPVHVDNSLAESADTLLETALTAAVQHESLDPLDEAKALERLVAVHGSQRAVARALGKSSPWVTQRIALLKLTPELQTAVENRSLPVEIARNVGQLPAQQQQEAVEEALEKRARTKQRKQTQTAKGANAVSTPAAATAADPVQVSPPSGGLPSSVDVESAATETTHIPQPTSPRVREPWDDGHKVADLVFEKMDLAQREVLLERLLAAHGND
- a CDS encoding ribosomal protein L7/L12, which gives rise to MESVLLSAALVLVVLLFLSSPAGKIVSVERRLARLERKMDLLLGHLGVEEPQIPGMERVHELIRQGKKIEAIKVYRQLTGEGLKEAKDAVERMS
- a CDS encoding IclR family transcriptional regulator domain-containing protein translates to MSRNDSGRGPRPGYALDGFAAVLSGLKGPKDYWDRPDGNWGLLIGPRAVARRRHANSCYRLGSKALRAGDWQRAAAWLTRARAERHPGAAFRMAVVLWRTAAVANDQAGRGQDIVAAVMDAARFGHGDAQRLLEENGWSVPSATEQSATAVSGSTGAARWQDPAFADAVAEALAVLRPGVPRARRRPLAPQEVLTDEEPSSIENPSVALGSVNSGGARWEGGEQYGESAIGFQLGTLWAPPSAATDPGHTPRQWEDSLRILDVLQLIRETGPGVPTEVVATTAGITTAAAAELLVWLSETSLTRRLSDGTWEPGPLLERIDRGEDVLKPVLDQLMEDTGAAVYVSTYDDGEIVVPHSAFGPTAPEVTVTAEFCDTAHASAVGKALLSQLDEDARKEHLSRRPTIPLTSRTITDHLQLFDDLDRYGPEGTHFDKREYSDDWYCVAVSLPLPDRACCVAVALPVARSRRLLKAADILSNRSTGLLLALVLATYSAPQTDKPRKEDQPSTDDHLTKPVQNTAPLESSLFVPPSGLLLPPSLTGRHTTTSGLLIVSQR